The Paenibacillus wynnii DNA window TGGACTTATGCAGACTAAAGATAGCGTATCACCTAATATTACGACGGGTCAGGTGTTGTTCTCAGTAATTTCATTTACAGTTATTTATGCAATACTCGGAGCAATACTAGTGGGCTTATTCATTAAGGTGATCAAAAAAGGCCCTTATAACATGGATAACGATCACGATCACGGCTCTTCGCATGACCCATATAACAAGGAGGGATCCCATGCTTTCTCTTAATGAACTGTGGTTTGTGCTGATTGCAGTGCTTTTTATAGGATTTTTCTTTCTGGAGGGCTTTGATTTTGGTGTAGGGATGCAAACGCAGTTGTTGGCTAAGAATGATACAGAACGCCGGGTTCTTATTAACTCCATTGGACCTTTCTGGGATGCTAATGAAGTGTGGCTGATAACCGGTGCCGGTGCGATGTTCGCTGCTTTTCCGGACTGGTATGCTACATTGTTCAGCGGATTCTATATTCCATTTGTATTCGCTCTACTGGCATTGATTGCCCGCGGTGTGGCCTTCGAATTCAGAGGCAAACGGGATTCGCTGGCTTGGAGAAGAACTTGGGATGCCTGCATCTTCTTCGGAAGCATTGTCCCCCCGTTCCTGCTGGCTGTAGTGTTCGCAAGCTTCATTAAGGGCTTGCCAATTGATGCTGATATGCAGATGTACGCCGGATTTACGGATATTGTTAACGTGTATACAGTGGTAGCCGGAATTACAGTAGTTATGCTGTGCTTAGTACATGGACTGATGTTCACCACTCTTCGTACAGTTGGCGGCCTGCAAGTTCGGGCACGCAAGCTGGCTCAGAAGTTACTGCTTCCATTGGGCGCGCTGTTGCTTACGTTTGTAATCATGACCTATTTCATGACTGATGTATTCGAAGTTCGCGGTACTGTGCTTCTAATTGTAGTGATATTGGGTATTATTGCTTATGTGCTCGGCGGATACTTCATGACGAAGAAGAAAGACGGCTGGGCGTTTGGAATGACGGGGGCTGTAATGGCCTTATCGGTGGCTTCGATCTTTATCGGGTTGTTCCCAAGA harbors:
- the cydB gene encoding cytochrome d ubiquinol oxidase subunit II; amino-acid sequence: MLSLNELWFVLIAVLFIGFFFLEGFDFGVGMQTQLLAKNDTERRVLINSIGPFWDANEVWLITGAGAMFAAFPDWYATLFSGFYIPFVFALLALIARGVAFEFRGKRDSLAWRRTWDACIFFGSIVPPFLLAVVFASFIKGLPIDADMQMYAGFTDIVNVYTVVAGITVVMLCLVHGLMFTTLRTVGGLQVRARKLAQKLLLPLGALLLTFVIMTYFMTDVFEVRGTVLLIVVILGIIAYVLGGYFMTKKKDGWAFGMTGAVMALSVASIFIGLFPRVMISSIDQAYNLTITNAASGQYSLKVMTIVALTMLPFVLGYQIWSYFIFHKRINEKEHLEY